GTCGCGTCGTTGCAGACGATCATGACGTGGCGGCCCTCGACGAGGCCGATGCCGGCGATGACGCCCGCCGCCGGGCTCTCGTCGCCGTACATCCCGGTCGCGGCCAGCGGGGCGATCTCGAGGAAGGGGCTGCCCTCGTCGAGCAGCGCGTCGATGCGGTCGCGCGGCAGAAGTTTGCCCCGGGCGACGTGGCGCTCGCGAGCGCGCTCGGGGCCGCCTGCCGCGGCGACGGCGAGGCGCTCGCGGAGGTCGGCCACCAGCGCGCGCTGGGCGGCATCGTTCCCCGCCAGCGCGCTCGCGCCCGCGGTGGTGCTCTGGTCGGGCATCGTGCTCAGGGCAGGCATCGTGCTCCCGTGTCCTCGTCGACATGAGTTAGTGGTCACTAACTCGAATTTAGGTTAGTGTTCATTAACCCGAATGTCCAGCCCGCACCTGGGAGTCCTAGAGAGAATGACCGAGACCGTACCGGCCGACCCGCTCGCGCGGCCGACCCAGCGCAGTCAGGCGAAAGCCGACCGGCGCGCCGCGCTCCTGGAGGCCGCGGCAGGCAAGTTCGCCGAGCGGGGCTTCAACGGCGTCTCGATCGAAGACCTGGGCGCCGCCGCCGGAGTCAGCGGCCCGGCCGTCTACCGGCACTTCGCGTCCAAGCAGGCCGTGCTCGCCGCCCTCCTGGTCGGCGTCAGCGAGACCCTCCTCGACGGCGGCGCCGCGGTCGAGCGGGAGGCCGCCGACCCCGCAGGCGCGCTGCGCGGGCTGATCGCATTCCACGTGCACTTCGCGCTGACCGAGGCCGACACCATCCGCGTGCAGGACCGCGACCTCGACGCCCTCGCCCCGGAGGACCGCCGAGCGGTCCGCACCCTGCAGCGCCGCTACATCGAGCTGTGGATGCGCGTGCTCGGCGAGCTGCACCCGTCGCTCGCCGCCGACGAGCTGCGCGTGCGCGTGCAGGCGACCTTCGGACTGATCAACTCCACACCGCACTCCGCACGCGCCGGAGCCGCGCACACGACCGACGCCTCGGTGCGCCCTGTGCTCGAACGGATGGCCTGGGCGGCGCTGACCTCGCGGTGACCTCCCGACCGCCCGAACCGCCTCTTCGGTACGACACCCGCGTGGGCTAGAGTCCGAACACGCGCCGGGCCACGCCCCCGGCGGATTCGACGGGAGGCGACGTGGGCGACGACACTCCCCGGCTGAGGCTGCACCATCGGGTGCTGCGGACGCTCGGAGTCACCCTCGCCGTACTGCTCGTCCTCGTCCTCCTCGCCGGCGGCCTCGCGGTGTGGACGGTCACCCTCTCGTTCCCGCAGACCTCCGGCTCGCTGCAGGTCCACGGCCTGAGCGCTCCGGTGACCGTGACGCGCGACTCCGCCGGCGTCCCGCAGATCACCGCGCGCACCGCCGACGACCTGTTCCGCGCGCAGGGCTACGTGCACGCGCAGGACCGGTTCTGGGAGATGGACTTCCGCCGCCACGTCACCGCCGGCCGGCTCTCCGAGCTGTTCGGAGCGAGCCAGATCCCCACGGACACCTTCATCCGAACGCTGGGCTGGCGGGACGTCGCCGAGCAGGAGGTGAAGCAGCTCGACAAGACGTCGCTGCGCTACTACCAGGACTACGCCGACGGCGTGAACGCCTACCTGAACACGCACTCCGGCCCGCAGCTGTCGCTGGAGTACGCCATCCTCGGCATCCAGAACCCGGACTACCACCCGGAGCAGTGGACGCCGGCCGACTCGATCGCCTGGCTCAAGGCGATGGCCTGGGATCTCCGCTCCAACCTGGAGGACGAGATCGACCG
This genomic stretch from Leifsonia sp. EB41 harbors:
- a CDS encoding TetR/AcrR family transcriptional regulator; this translates as MTETVPADPLARPTQRSQAKADRRAALLEAAAGKFAERGFNGVSIEDLGAAAGVSGPAVYRHFASKQAVLAALLVGVSETLLDGGAAVEREAADPAGALRGLIAFHVHFALTEADTIRVQDRDLDALAPEDRRAVRTLQRRYIELWMRVLGELHPSLAADELRVRVQATFGLINSTPHSARAGAAHTTDASVRPVLERMAWAALTSR